The DNA segment TTCTGCGGACGGCCGTGCATGCGGCCGTCCGCAGCGTCGTTGCACTCACATCCACGGGTCGTACGATGAACCGTTCCCACACCTCCGCCTGCGCCGCGCTGGCGCTGCTGCTGGCCGCCTGCTCGGGCGACAGCACGCCCCCGCCCATCGTGGAGCCGGTGCAGTGCACCTTCAGCAACCCGCGCGCGTCGGGCGCGGACCCGTGGGTGGTGCGGGACGGCGGCGCGTACTACATGGTGCAGTCGCGCGACAACGGCATCCACGTGTCGCGCTCCGCGAACCTCACCGAGGTCGCGGGGACGGGGGTGCGCGTGTGGGCCGCGCCGGACACGGGGTGGAACCGCACCAACATCTGGGCGCCGGAGCTTCACCACGTCGGTGACCGCTGGTACATCTACTACGCGGGCGGCCGGGCGGGGCCGCCTTACGTCCACCAGCGCGCGGGCGTGCTGGAATCCGTGGGCACCGATCCGCAGGGCGCCTACGTGGACCGCGGGATGCTCTACACGGGCGACGACCTGGCCGGCGGCGCGCCCAGCCGCTGGGCGATCGACCTGACGGTGGGGGAGGTAAACGGGCAGCGCATCGCCGTCTGGTCGGGCTGGGAGACGGACGCCACCACCGACCGCACGCCGCAGCACCTGTACGCCGCGCCGATGTCCAACCCCTACACCATCAGCGGCAACCGCGTGCGCATCAGCTCGCCGGTGGAGGCGTGGGAGCGCGGCACCGAGCTGGACCTGCAGGAGGGGCCGCAGTTCCTGAAGCACGGCGGGGCGACCTTCCTCATCTACTCCACGCGCGAGTCGTGGCTGGAGCACTATCGCCTGGGCCAGCTCCGCCTGACCGGCACCGACCCGCTCCGGGCGGCGAGCTGGACGAAGAGCGGCCCCGTCTTCCAGCCGATTCCCGGCGTTCCGGGCGTGGGCCACGCCAGCTTCACCGTCTCTCCGGACGGCACGGAGGACTGGATCGTGTACCACGCCAAGACCAGCACCACGCCGGGATGGGACCGGGTGATCCGCATGCAGAAGTTCACCTGGAACGCGGACAACTCGCCCAACTTCGGCTCCCCCGCCGAGTCGGGCCGCCTCCTCACGAGGCCCTCTGGGGAGTGCACGCCCTGAACTGCTGGCCTCACGCGGAGGCGCGGAGACGCGGGGAGAGAACTGCATGGCTCACACAGAGACACAGAGCCACAGAGAGAACGGCAAAAGGTGTTTTCCCTGTGGCTTCCAGTTCCTTCCGTGCCCTCCGTGTAACGCCTTTTCTCTGTCGTTCTTTCTCTGCGTCTCCGCGCCTCCGCGTGAGATTGCTGTTCGGCGGCTTCACGATGTCACACCCTGGCCGGAGGCGGATCGGTGAGTTCGGAGATCGGCGGCGGAACGGTTTTCGGCACGCTACCCGGCGGTGAGCCCGTGGAAGCGTTCACGCTGCGGAGCTCCGGCGGGGTGGAGGCGCAGGTGATCGCGTTCGGCGGGGCGATCGTCTCGTTGCGCGTGCCGGACCGCGAGGGTCGGGTGGAGGACGTGGTGCTGGGCTACGACTCGCTGGAGGGCTACCTGGCCGACGATGCGTACTTCGGCGCGCTGATCGGCCGCTACGCCAACCGCATCCGCGGCGGCCGCTTCTCGCTGGACGGCGTGGAGCACGCGCTGGACGTGAACAACGGCCCCAACCACCTCCACGGCGGGCGGGGCGGCTTCCACAAGGTGCTCTGGAAGGCCGAGCAGGCGGACGGCGCCCTCACCCTCTCGCACTCCAGCGC comes from the Longimicrobium sp. genome and includes:
- a CDS encoding glycoside hydrolase family 43 protein, which encodes MNRSHTSACAALALLLAACSGDSTPPPIVEPVQCTFSNPRASGADPWVVRDGGAYYMVQSRDNGIHVSRSANLTEVAGTGVRVWAAPDTGWNRTNIWAPELHHVGDRWYIYYAGGRAGPPYVHQRAGVLESVGTDPQGAYVDRGMLYTGDDLAGGAPSRWAIDLTVGEVNGQRIAVWSGWETDATTDRTPQHLYAAPMSNPYTISGNRVRISSPVEAWERGTELDLQEGPQFLKHGGATFLIYSTRESWLEHYRLGQLRLTGTDPLRAASWTKSGPVFQPIPGVPGVGHASFTVSPDGTEDWIVYHAKTSTTPGWDRVIRMQKFTWNADNSPNFGSPAESGRLLTRPSGECTP